A genomic segment from Nicotiana tabacum cultivar K326 chromosome 7, ASM71507v2, whole genome shotgun sequence encodes:
- the LOC107798542 gene encoding (R)-linalool synthase TPS5, chloroplastic-like isoform X2 has translation MDVAISTNVWMLHMATSKIPPPPAATCLISSFSREKPSLVSKASCFSTAAAGRSMKTEPSPNQYSAISSSDQNLSRRSGNYQPTMWDFEYIQSIHNDYAGDKYMKHFNELKEEMKKIIMAEGLEELEKLELIDNLQRLGVSYHFRDEIMQILSSINQHSTSADSLYATALKFRLLREHVFHISQDIFNNFKDENDNLKQSICNDTKGLLQLYEASFLATETETTLNYATRFTTTHLKNYVDNHCGDEENLMVALVQHALELPRHWMMPRLETEWYLSIYERMSSSNPLLLELAKLDFNIVQAAHQKDLRILSSLDEMEILTDAVERWDIKAMEQLPDYMKICYLALFNSTNEMAYDILKEKGINVLPYFTRQWADLCKAYLQEARWYYKGYKPTLEEYIDNAWISIATPLILVHAFFFVTNPITKEALESLNKYPDIIRRCAIINRFLDDLGTSSEELKRGDVSKSIQCFMNEKGVSEEEAKEGIRILIKETWELMNKDQMEELLFSETFIGIALNFSRASHCMYQHGDGHGIQNSHIINRISKLLFEPITIL, from the exons ATGGACGTGGCAATATCTACCAACGTATGGATGCTGCACATGGCCACCTCCAAAATACCTCCGCCACCAGCAGCTACTTGTTTAATTTCCTCTTTCAGCCGAGAAAAGCCGTCACTTGTATCAAAAGCCAGCTGCTTCTCTACCGCAGCTGCAGGCCGCAGCATGAAAACTGAACCATCACCTAATCAGTACTCTGCTATTTCATCTTCAGATCAAAATCTCTCTAGACGTTCAGGGAATTACCAACCTACCATGTGGGATTTTGAGTATATTCAGTCCATACACAATGATTATGCG GGAGATAAGTATATGAAGCATTTTAACGAACTGAAGGAGGAAATGAAGAAGATAATAATGGCTGAGGGATTAGAAGAATTAGAGAAGTTGGAGCTGATTGATAATTTGCAAAGGCTTGGAGTAAGTTACCACTTCAGGGACGAAATTATGCAAATTTTGAGCAGCATAAACCAGCACAGTACTTCAGCAGATTCATTATATGCCACAGCTCTGAAATTTAGGCTCTTGAGAGAACatgtatttcatatctctcaaG ATATATTCAACAACTTCAAGGACGAAAATGACAATCTCAAGCAAAGTATTTGTAACGATACAAAAGGTTTGTTACAATTATATGAAGCATCATTTCTCGCTACAGAGACTGAAACCACTTTAAACTATGCCACAAGATTCACGACGACACATCTAAAGAATTATGTTGACAATCATTGTGGTGATGAAGAAAATCTAATGGTCGCATTAGTACAACATGCCTTGGAACTTCCTAGGCATTGGATGATGCCAAGATTAGAGACAGAGTGGTATTTAAGCATTTATGAGAGAATGTCAAGTTCTAATCCTCTGTTGCTTGAGCTTGCTAAGTTGGACTTTAACATTGTTCAAGCAGCACACCAAAAAGATTTGAGAATTCTATCGAG TCTTGACGAGATGGAAATCCTTACTGATGCTGTTGAAAG ATGGGATATAAAAGCAATGGAGCAGCTTCCAGACTATATGAAAATATGTTACCTTGCACTCTTCAACAGTACCAATGAAATGGCGTATGATATTCTCAAAGAGAAAGGGATCAATGTCCTACCCTACTTTACAAGACAA TGGGCAGATTTATGCAAAGCTTACTTACAAGAAGCAAGATGGTACTACAAAGGGTATAAGCCAACTCTGGAAGAATACATAGATAATGCATGGATTTCAATTGCAACTCCTTTGATATTAGTCCATGCATTCTTCTTTGTCACCAATCCAATTACAAAAGAGGCATTGGAGTCCTTAAACAAATATCCTGACATAATTCGTCGGTGTGCTATAATTAATCGTTTTCTTGATGACTTGGGGACATCATCG GAAGAGTTAAAAAGGGGTGATGTTTCCAAGTCAATTCAATGTTTTATGAATGAGAAGGGTGTTTCCGAAGAAGAGGCAAAAGAAGGAATTAGAATTTTGATAAAGGAGACATGGGAACTGATGAACAAAGACCAAATGGAAGAGCTACTATTTTCTGAAACATTTATTGGGATTGCATTAAATTTTTCAAGAGCATCACACTGCATGTATCAGCATGGAGATGGGCATGGAATTCAAAATTCTCACATCATAAATCGGATTTCCAAACTACTTTTTGAGCCTATCACAATTCTATAG
- the LOC107798542 gene encoding terpineol synthase, chloroplastic-like isoform X1: MDVAISTNVWMLHMATSKIPPPPAATCLISSFSREKPSLVSKASCFSTAAAGRSMKTEPSPNQYSAISSSDQNLSRRSGNYQPTMWDFEYIQSIHNDYAGDKYMKHFNELKEEMKKIIMAEGLEELEKLELIDNLQRLGVSYHFRDEIMQILSSINQHSTSADSLYATALKFRLLREHVFHISQDIFNNFKDENDNLKQSICNDTKGLLQLYEASFLATETETTLNYATRFTTTHLKNYVDNHCGDEENLMVALVQHALELPRHWMMPRLETEWYLSIYERMSSSNPLLLELAKLDFNIVQAAHQKDLRILSRWWKSTYLAELSFSRDRVVEAFFWTVGLLFEPQYSYCRRMLTKVIVFIVVLDDIYDVFGSLDEMEILTDAVERWDIKAMEQLPDYMKICYLALFNSTNEMAYDILKEKGINVLPYFTRQWADLCKAYLQEARWYYKGYKPTLEEYIDNAWISIATPLILVHAFFFVTNPITKEALESLNKYPDIIRRCAIINRFLDDLGTSSEELKRGDVSKSIQCFMNEKGVSEEEAKEGIRILIKETWELMNKDQMEELLFSETFIGIALNFSRASHCMYQHGDGHGIQNSHIINRISKLLFEPITIL, encoded by the exons ATGGACGTGGCAATATCTACCAACGTATGGATGCTGCACATGGCCACCTCCAAAATACCTCCGCCACCAGCAGCTACTTGTTTAATTTCCTCTTTCAGCCGAGAAAAGCCGTCACTTGTATCAAAAGCCAGCTGCTTCTCTACCGCAGCTGCAGGCCGCAGCATGAAAACTGAACCATCACCTAATCAGTACTCTGCTATTTCATCTTCAGATCAAAATCTCTCTAGACGTTCAGGGAATTACCAACCTACCATGTGGGATTTTGAGTATATTCAGTCCATACACAATGATTATGCG GGAGATAAGTATATGAAGCATTTTAACGAACTGAAGGAGGAAATGAAGAAGATAATAATGGCTGAGGGATTAGAAGAATTAGAGAAGTTGGAGCTGATTGATAATTTGCAAAGGCTTGGAGTAAGTTACCACTTCAGGGACGAAATTATGCAAATTTTGAGCAGCATAAACCAGCACAGTACTTCAGCAGATTCATTATATGCCACAGCTCTGAAATTTAGGCTCTTGAGAGAACatgtatttcatatctctcaaG ATATATTCAACAACTTCAAGGACGAAAATGACAATCTCAAGCAAAGTATTTGTAACGATACAAAAGGTTTGTTACAATTATATGAAGCATCATTTCTCGCTACAGAGACTGAAACCACTTTAAACTATGCCACAAGATTCACGACGACACATCTAAAGAATTATGTTGACAATCATTGTGGTGATGAAGAAAATCTAATGGTCGCATTAGTACAACATGCCTTGGAACTTCCTAGGCATTGGATGATGCCAAGATTAGAGACAGAGTGGTATTTAAGCATTTATGAGAGAATGTCAAGTTCTAATCCTCTGTTGCTTGAGCTTGCTAAGTTGGACTTTAACATTGTTCAAGCAGCACACCAAAAAGATTTGAGAATTCTATCGAG GTGGTGGAAGAGCACATATTTAGCAGAGTTGTCATTTTCAAGGGATAGAGTAGTGGAGGCTTTCTTTTGGACAGTGGGGTTACTATTTGAGCCTCAATACAGCTACTGCAGAAGAATGTTAACAAAGGTTATAGTTTTTATTGTAGTCCTAGATGATATTTATGATGTTTTTGGCAGTCTTGACGAGATGGAAATCCTTACTGATGCTGTTGAAAG ATGGGATATAAAAGCAATGGAGCAGCTTCCAGACTATATGAAAATATGTTACCTTGCACTCTTCAACAGTACCAATGAAATGGCGTATGATATTCTCAAAGAGAAAGGGATCAATGTCCTACCCTACTTTACAAGACAA TGGGCAGATTTATGCAAAGCTTACTTACAAGAAGCAAGATGGTACTACAAAGGGTATAAGCCAACTCTGGAAGAATACATAGATAATGCATGGATTTCAATTGCAACTCCTTTGATATTAGTCCATGCATTCTTCTTTGTCACCAATCCAATTACAAAAGAGGCATTGGAGTCCTTAAACAAATATCCTGACATAATTCGTCGGTGTGCTATAATTAATCGTTTTCTTGATGACTTGGGGACATCATCG GAAGAGTTAAAAAGGGGTGATGTTTCCAAGTCAATTCAATGTTTTATGAATGAGAAGGGTGTTTCCGAAGAAGAGGCAAAAGAAGGAATTAGAATTTTGATAAAGGAGACATGGGAACTGATGAACAAAGACCAAATGGAAGAGCTACTATTTTCTGAAACATTTATTGGGATTGCATTAAATTTTTCAAGAGCATCACACTGCATGTATCAGCATGGAGATGGGCATGGAATTCAAAATTCTCACATCATAAATCGGATTTCCAAACTACTTTTTGAGCCTATCACAATTCTATAG
- the LOC107816174 gene encoding terpineol synthase, chloroplastic-like isoform X2 produces the protein MVPKSCNISNAQAAPLRRSGNYQPSIWEYTQIRSLKNRYSGEKFIRRRDELKMEVKIMLSDRNMKPLDQLEIIDNLQRLGLSYNFEDEIYSILNYVCDKISISNGDLYAKALSFRLLRQHGFNISQEIFDGLSETHTEDTKGMLYLYEASFLATEGESELEQARNWTEKHLREYLENKNNDQNVAELVHHALELPLHWRMLRLEARWFINFYKKRQDMIPLLLELAILDFNIVQAAHIQDLKYVARWWKETGLAENLPFARDRLVENFFWTIGVNFLPQYGYFRRISTKVNALITTIDDVYDVFGTLDELQCFTHAIQRWNADDLPDNMKMCYFALDNFINEVACDALIVPYLRNAWTDLCKSYLREAKWYFSKYIPTMEEYMDNAWISISAPVILVHAYFLIANPVNKEALHYLKNYHDIIRWSALILRLANDLGTSSEELKRGDVPKSIQCYMNEKKVCEEDARQHIKLLISETWKKLNEAHNVAAHPFPKMFVTSAMNLARMAQCMYQHGDGHGGQNSETKNRIIALLFESIPPAHQLKAFSNI, from the exons ATG GTTCCAAAATCCTGCAATATTTCTAATGCTCAAGCTGCCCCTCTTAGACGATCTGGAAATTATCAGCCTTCTATTTGGGAGTATACTCAAATTCGATCATTGAAGAACCGATATTCG GGCGAGAAATTTATCAGACGACGCGATGAGCTGAAGATGGAAGTCAAGATTATGCTTAGTGATCGTAACATGAAGCCATTGGATCAGTTAGAGATTATCGATAATTTGCAAAGACTTGGATTATCCTATAACTTTGAGGATGAAATATACAGCATTCTGAATTACGTATGTGACAAAATTAGCATAAGTAACGGAGATTTGTATGCTAAAGCTCTTTCATTTAGGCTCTTGAGACAACACGGGTTTAACATTTCACAAG AAATATTTGATGGTCTTAGTGAAACTCACACTGAGGATACAAAGGGAATGCTATATTTGTACGAAGCTTCTTTTCTTGCAACAGAAGGTGAGAGTGAATTGGAGCAAGCAAGAAATTGGACTGAAAAACACTTGAGAGAATAtttggaaaataaaaataatgaccAAAATGTGGCTGAATTAGTGCACCATGCTTTGGAACTTCCATTGCATTGGAGGATGTTGAGATTAGAGGCAAGGTGGTTCATCAATTTTTACAAGAAAAGACAAGACATGATTCCTTTATTGCTTGAGCTGGCTATCCTTGACTTCAACATTGTTCAAGCAGCTCATATTCAAGACCTAAAATATGTGGCAAG GTGGTGGAAAGAAACAGGTTTAGCAGAGAATCTGCCATTTGCTAGGGATAGATTAGTGGAGAATTTCTTTTGGACAATTGGAGTAAATTTCCTTCCTCAATATGGATACTTCAGAAGAATTTCCACAAAGGTAAATGCTTTAATAACCACAATAGACGATGTATATGATGTTTTTGGTACTCTGGATGAACTACAATGCTTCACTCATGCCATTCAAAG ATGGAATGCCGacgacctcccagacaatatgaAGATGTGTTATTTTGCACTTGACAACTTTATTAATGAAGTGGCTTGTGATGCTCTCATTGTACCCTATCTAAGAAATGCG TGGACAGATTTGTGCAAATCTTACTTAAGAGAAGCAAAGTGGTACTTTAGCAAGTATATTCCAACCATGGAAGAATACATGGACAATGCCTGGATTTCGATATCAGCTCCAGTTATATTAGTACATGCCTATTTCCTCATTGCTAACCCTGTAAACAAGGAGGCTTTGCATTACTTAAAGAATTACCATGACATAATTCGTTGGTCAGCCTTGATTTTGCGGCTCGCGAATGATTTAGGAACATCATCG GAAGAGTTGAAAAGGGGTGATGTACCCAAATCAATACAATGTTACATGAACGAAAAGAAAGTTTGTGAAGAAGATGCTCGACAAcatattaagcttttgattagTGAGACGTGGAAGAAACTGAACGAAGCTCATAATGTAGCAGCACACCCCTTCCCTAAGATGTTTGTTACGAGTGCTATGAACCTAGCAAGAATGGCACAATGCATGTACCAGCATGGTGATGGCCATGGCGGCCAGAATTCTGAGACTAAAAATCGCATCATAGCATTGCTCTTTGAATCTATTCCTCCAGCTCACCAACTAAAAGCCTTTTCTAATATTTGA
- the LOC107816174 gene encoding terpineol synthase, chloroplastic-like isoform X1, with protein MVMATIISASIISKPILIWTLQVPKSCNISNAQAAPLRRSGNYQPSIWEYTQIRSLKNRYSGEKFIRRRDELKMEVKIMLSDRNMKPLDQLEIIDNLQRLGLSYNFEDEIYSILNYVCDKISISNGDLYAKALSFRLLRQHGFNISQEIFDGLSETHTEDTKGMLYLYEASFLATEGESELEQARNWTEKHLREYLENKNNDQNVAELVHHALELPLHWRMLRLEARWFINFYKKRQDMIPLLLELAILDFNIVQAAHIQDLKYVARWWKETGLAENLPFARDRLVENFFWTIGVNFLPQYGYFRRISTKVNALITTIDDVYDVFGTLDELQCFTHAIQRWNADDLPDNMKMCYFALDNFINEVACDALIVPYLRNAWTDLCKSYLREAKWYFSKYIPTMEEYMDNAWISISAPVILVHAYFLIANPVNKEALHYLKNYHDIIRWSALILRLANDLGTSSEELKRGDVPKSIQCYMNEKKVCEEDARQHIKLLISETWKKLNEAHNVAAHPFPKMFVTSAMNLARMAQCMYQHGDGHGGQNSETKNRIIALLFESIPPAHQLKAFSNI; from the exons ATGGTAATGGCGACAATCATCTCTGCATCAATTATTAGCAAACCAATTTTAATTTGGACATTACAGGTTCCAAAATCCTGCAATATTTCTAATGCTCAAGCTGCCCCTCTTAGACGATCTGGAAATTATCAGCCTTCTATTTGGGAGTATACTCAAATTCGATCATTGAAGAACCGATATTCG GGCGAGAAATTTATCAGACGACGCGATGAGCTGAAGATGGAAGTCAAGATTATGCTTAGTGATCGTAACATGAAGCCATTGGATCAGTTAGAGATTATCGATAATTTGCAAAGACTTGGATTATCCTATAACTTTGAGGATGAAATATACAGCATTCTGAATTACGTATGTGACAAAATTAGCATAAGTAACGGAGATTTGTATGCTAAAGCTCTTTCATTTAGGCTCTTGAGACAACACGGGTTTAACATTTCACAAG AAATATTTGATGGTCTTAGTGAAACTCACACTGAGGATACAAAGGGAATGCTATATTTGTACGAAGCTTCTTTTCTTGCAACAGAAGGTGAGAGTGAATTGGAGCAAGCAAGAAATTGGACTGAAAAACACTTGAGAGAATAtttggaaaataaaaataatgaccAAAATGTGGCTGAATTAGTGCACCATGCTTTGGAACTTCCATTGCATTGGAGGATGTTGAGATTAGAGGCAAGGTGGTTCATCAATTTTTACAAGAAAAGACAAGACATGATTCCTTTATTGCTTGAGCTGGCTATCCTTGACTTCAACATTGTTCAAGCAGCTCATATTCAAGACCTAAAATATGTGGCAAG GTGGTGGAAAGAAACAGGTTTAGCAGAGAATCTGCCATTTGCTAGGGATAGATTAGTGGAGAATTTCTTTTGGACAATTGGAGTAAATTTCCTTCCTCAATATGGATACTTCAGAAGAATTTCCACAAAGGTAAATGCTTTAATAACCACAATAGACGATGTATATGATGTTTTTGGTACTCTGGATGAACTACAATGCTTCACTCATGCCATTCAAAG ATGGAATGCCGacgacctcccagacaatatgaAGATGTGTTATTTTGCACTTGACAACTTTATTAATGAAGTGGCTTGTGATGCTCTCATTGTACCCTATCTAAGAAATGCG TGGACAGATTTGTGCAAATCTTACTTAAGAGAAGCAAAGTGGTACTTTAGCAAGTATATTCCAACCATGGAAGAATACATGGACAATGCCTGGATTTCGATATCAGCTCCAGTTATATTAGTACATGCCTATTTCCTCATTGCTAACCCTGTAAACAAGGAGGCTTTGCATTACTTAAAGAATTACCATGACATAATTCGTTGGTCAGCCTTGATTTTGCGGCTCGCGAATGATTTAGGAACATCATCG GAAGAGTTGAAAAGGGGTGATGTACCCAAATCAATACAATGTTACATGAACGAAAAGAAAGTTTGTGAAGAAGATGCTCGACAAcatattaagcttttgattagTGAGACGTGGAAGAAACTGAACGAAGCTCATAATGTAGCAGCACACCCCTTCCCTAAGATGTTTGTTACGAGTGCTATGAACCTAGCAAGAATGGCACAATGCATGTACCAGCATGGTGATGGCCATGGCGGCCAGAATTCTGAGACTAAAAATCGCATCATAGCATTGCTCTTTGAATCTATTCCTCCAGCTCACCAACTAAAAGCCTTTTCTAATATTTGA